In the Anaerostipes caccae L1-92 genome, AATGGAAGCCAATTATTTTATGGCGTTTACGATTAGGGGCTACTTCTTTGTCTAAATTAGAGAGTGATATTGATGGAATTACACAAAAAATGCTTTTGGAACATTTAAAGGAACTTGTAGATTATGGATTTGTTGATAAAAAAACATTTGCTGGTTATCCACTTCATGTTGAGTATTTTTTGACAGAAGATATGGGGAATCAAATACTAGAAGCATTACGAATTATGCAACATATAGGGATTGAATATTTAAAGAAAAATGGAAAAGAAAATGAATTAACTGAGAAACACGTTATACCAGACTGATACCTACAAAAAAGTGGGTAATTTACGTTTTATTTCCCCCTTGTTATCATATATCTTAAATTAAATGATATACAAGGAGGAGAATTTATGTATATTTCAAGTGTAGGAATCTCTAATGGAATTATTGAAAAAAAATATGGTGGATATGGTACGAATTTTAATGAAAATAATATTCCAATGTATTCATTGCCTTTTAAAATTGAAGAAGCTCCCAAAAATACGATATCCTTTGCTTTTATACTTGAAGATAAGGACGCATATGCTGTTACTGGCTTTCAATGGATACATTGGTTGGGAGCAAATTTACTTCGCAATGAATTAAAAGAAAACGAAAGTCAGACGGCTACAGACTTTATACAAGGAGCCAATAGTTGGATAAGTATACAAGGAAACCAACAGAGCAGAAAACAATCCAGTTATTATGGGGGGATGACACCACCAGATAAATCACATACATATGAACTCCATGTGTTTGCATTGGATAAAAAATTATGTATAGAAAATGGTTTTTACCTAAACGAATTATGGAAACAGATGGACGGACATATTATTGAAGAAGCTGTTTTAAAAGGAATATATGAAAAAGTTCCCTTTTAAAAT is a window encoding:
- a CDS encoding winged helix-turn-helix transcriptional regulator, encoding MKLRDEYTCPLELVHDMIKGKWKPIILWRLRLGATSLSKLESDIDGITQKMLLEHLKELVDYGFVDKKTFAGYPLHVEYFLTEDMGNQILEALRIMQHIGIEYLKKNGKENELTEKHVIPD
- a CDS encoding YbhB/YbcL family Raf kinase inhibitor-like protein — its product is MYISSVGISNGIIEKKYGGYGTNFNENNIPMYSLPFKIEEAPKNTISFAFILEDKDAYAVTGFQWIHWLGANLLRNELKENESQTATDFIQGANSWISIQGNQQSRKQSSYYGGMTPPDKSHTYELHVFALDKKLCIENGFYLNELWKQMDGHIIEEAVLKGIYEKVPF